The genomic region GCTGTGCTGTGAATGAGTATGTTGTCTGGTGGTAGTGTCACATTCATGCCTGCGAACATGAATGTTATTGTGGGTGCAACAATTGGAACATTGTAGCATGTGTCAAAGCCACCCAGGGATGTCACTGTTGGAACCTTCACTCGCCTTCGGAACTCGTCTCTCGTGGCATTGTATGCCGGTGCGACTAGTCGGGTGAAGACAGTGCCTGATTGAATCAAAAAGCTTTGTATTCATTTTATAGTttagattaaatattataaaatcaaATGTGTACTTAATgacatgtcatttaaaatttaaattgatgaCACTATGTAAACTGTTAGATACACATGCCTCATTTGACGCAAAATGAAGAGCATCTTATTTGAGCATAAAGAGATACTCATGCTCAAATGTGAGTGCTTGTACTATACATCTTACAATGAGAAAATAGGGCACGTTGATTATAATAATGTTGCACATACATAGTGGTACATGGTCCATAGAATTATTAAGATTCCTTATTTGACTTTAGGAATGTGTCCTCAGTGTGtatatcactcttttttcttcaagGAAACATGCAATTCTTGTTTGTCATCATTACAGGACTAAGCTCACCATGTTATTGTTCCAAATCAAACTTTGACCATAAGACACAAGGAGCAGGACAATTCTTAAGATAGAATAAATCCaagaccaaaattttaaattttgtgaacTGCAACTAAACTAATGGACCACCAGTACCTTAGTTAATGATGGACCAAGTTTTGGCATATATTTAAGCATTcatatataatcaaattttcatgcacaaaataacaataattaataaggGCAAGTGTTTTATGAGTGTATATGAAAACAATACCAGAATCAAAGATGGTTCCTGCGCCTGTTGTTGGGTTGAAAGCCAATGCACTAGGTGgaatattaacaattgtcctaCCAACCCTAATTGCTTGCAAGTTCACATAGTACAATGATGATCTTCTGGGGTTTCTGAGCAAGGGTGTGTACTTGATTCTCTTGGGCTGAGCAACTGGGCCAAGCCTCAAAGACCCAGAAAAGTTGAGGGACTTGAAGCTAGGCAAGCAATATGAAAATGTGGATTGGTACAAGTTTTGGGTCTGGGATAGAAGTGACAATGAGCCTCGGCCCAAGCCCAATAGGCCCTGTGGTGGCACAGAGTTACCTGTGGTTTTTTGGATGCAACCAAAGGTGTAGCCAGGGATGGGGTCAGTGGCTAAAGTAACTGTGTCCTGGGACAGGTTAGCTGCAATGCTAGAGCCTCCATAAGTCAGGTTGAAACTGCAGGCACTGCCACCACAAGTGGGGTTGGGTACCTGAAATTATTCACATGCATGTTAGTGTAAAGAAGCTTCAGAAATTTTGTTACTTTTCTCTGTTTAGTAAACCATAGACTTTACACCCGTGAACTTTCAACTTTTGTGTCGGTGATATGATATCACTTTCAcacctaaaaagaaaacaaaactaaacaatGAAAAAAGGTTTGTTTAAATCTTTCTTTTATAGCATCAGCATAATTGCTCTAGGATTAggggtttgtgtttttaattattttgaatttctctctAAATATTTTAATCATCAAACAATGTTATGGTACAACTTTTTTTCGGACCTACTTCATTGATCAAACAATGTTATGATACAACTTTTCTTGGACCTACTTCACAATTTAttgaaatgataaatttaatttgcCGTGAACTCACTCAATTTTGATTAAGGCGATGGATGTTATACACAATGTGTTAAATATAAAGCGTATCTCAATAACTAAAAATGTGAGTTAAATTAACGATTTCATTTTATGACACACACGGTGTACAACATACTTTGCCCGCATTTTATTATAGTACACCAATCACAACCTTAGCATAATTAGAGATCTAATTATGGACCAATATAACATTTTCTCAGCTAGGTACATAATTATTGTTCTAAAGGTTATCGACAGTGTTGCCTATATGGACCCACGTTAACTATCCGCAATTATAGCAGTAGACTCAGGCCATAGAAGGAAAAATTGAAACATCATGAGAAGAATGAACCTACTAGAAAAAGCTAGAAATTATTCAAAGCAATCagtttcattaataataaaacaGAAGTTGATTAGCTTTAGGATCAATTATTGTCTAAGAGAAGTGGCATAGATCTCACTTACTGACACTTTGAAACACAAAGCACCTAATAATTACTTCACAAATTGAGCTAAACTAGCTAGCAAAATGCACTATTGGAGAACTAGTGGGAAATTGTTAACAGTAAGTAAAACAATGATGGTAACAGTGAGTCCAAATGAGAGCTAATAAGAGCTGGTCAActtaaacatttttaaaaatatggcTCTAAATAAGTGAAAAAAGCTTGTCaaacttaaaacttttttaaaaattaagaaaaatgttgCATTGGTAGCCATTATAATTCATTTTGGTAT from Castanea sativa cultivar Marrone di Chiusa Pesio chromosome 11, ASM4071231v1 harbors:
- the LOC142615753 gene encoding aspartyl protease AED3; translated protein: MAMRTLLFSLALLCISLVHGLNPKCETSDQGSTLQVFHVYSPCSPFRPSKPLSWEDSILQMQTEDQTRLQYLASLVARRSVVPIASGRQIIQSPTYIVRAKIGTPPQTLLLAMDTSNDAAWVPCTGCVGCTSTLFASAKSTTYKTLGCGAPQCKQVPNPTCGGSACSFNLTYGGSSIAANLSQDTVTLATDPIPGYTFGCIQKTTGNSVPPQGLLGLGRGSLSLLSQTQNLYQSTFSYCLPSFKSLNFSGSLRLGPVAQPKRIKYTPLLRNPRRSSLYYVNLQAIRVGRTIVNIPPSALAFNPTTGAGTIFDSGTVFTRLVAPAYNATRDEFRRRVKVPTVTSLGGFDTCYNVPIVAPTITFMFAGMNVTLPPDNILIHSTAGSTTCLAMAAAPDNVNSVLNVIANMQQQNHRLLFDVPNSRLGVARELCT